From a single Hypanus sabinus isolate sHypSab1 chromosome 7, sHypSab1.hap1, whole genome shotgun sequence genomic region:
- the wu:fa25f02 gene encoding uncharacterized protein C11orf24 homolog isoform X1: protein MYMYQTDRDSFPICGPSGMWKETGEPGRSPQKDCATSRDSTQGSYYESLLLDMLFHWGASWKRTFSFHGCLVFTKKRTLTQLTCDFLIQQFWPKGISSKMWTPLSLFLYVSICFLTESSMYKLQDSGIKVLKFLPVSDGEECNRTCEFVTDEDGLKCNWVVIEEDQNLCFYLRCLDISVCKEAAVKAVKDLQIGKYSPLKNLHRARRGVRNIANKTVPNADNSSSVNYTSDNKTGSAAVTNSSTKSSEVSNTNTTKITATVSAAGKQFTVTSSSTSPSLPSLTMTTTAAPTTSNSITTIAEVSSITTASTANFSVVSSPHESTTSIINSNKTTPVPTSKHESSVTPTNKLKGTTTSLRSTPITTPKTTQSLTTQLTTVTPMEVSTTKLIPDTEQKQTWTSASTITGGVSQSPKTKSRTTIAFSNGKSYVFPSVPAGALIKYLADTSSLMAILIFGVLFFLVSIILFAHKAFESYKRKDYVQVDYLINGMYADSDM from the exons GATCATATTATGAATCTTTATTATTGGACATGTTATTTCACTGGGGAGCAAGTTGGAAGAGGACCTTTTCGTTTCATGGATGTTTAGT GTTCACCAAAAAACGAACATTGACGCAATTGACCTGTGATTTCTTAATACAGCAGTTCTGGCCAAAAGGAATTTCCTCAAAAATGTGGACTCCTCTTAGTCTGTTTCTTTATGTGTCAATTTGCTTTTTAACTGAGAGCTCAATGTATAAGTTACAAGATAGTGGAATCAAGGTACTAAAATTCCTACCTGTCAGTGATGGAGAAGAATGTAACAGAACTTGTGAATTTGTTACTGACGAAG ATGGCTTgaagtgtaattgggtggtgatAGAAGAAGATCAAAATCTCTGTTTTTATTTACGCTGTCTGGATATATCAGTCTGTAAAGAAGCAGCTGTGAAAGCTGTTAAGGATTTGCAAATAG GAAAATATTCACCACTCAAGAATTTGCACCGTGCGCGAAGGGGTGTAAGAAATATTGCAAATAAGACTGTGCCAAATGCAGATAACTCATCGTCAGTCAATTACACAAGCGACAATAAAACAGGGTCAGCAGCCGTCACCAATTCAAGTACAAAGTCAAGTGAAGTTTCCAACACGAACACCACTAAGATTACCGCAACAGTGTCAGCAGCAGGCAAACAATTTACTGTTACCAGTTCCAGTACTTCACCCTCCTTACCAAGCTTGACCATGACGACAACAGCAGCCCCAACAACAAGCAACTCAATAACAACCATTGCTGAAGTGTCATCAATAACTACAGCATCAACTGCAAATTTTTCAGTAGTGTCCAGCCCCCATGAAAGTACTACATCAATTATTAATAGTAATAAGACTACACCAGTTCCAACAAGCAAACATGAGTCATCTGTGACACCAACTAATAAGTTAAAGGGTACTACAACTTCCCTTCGGTCTACCCCAATTACTACACCAAAAACAACCCAATCTTTGACCACACAGTTAACCACTGTAACCCCAATGGAAGTTTCTACAACAAAGCTAATCCCAGACACAGAGCAAAAGCAGACATGGACCAGTGCAAGCACAATCACCGGAGGAGTGTCACAGTCACCAAAAACAAAAAGCAGAACTACGATTGCTTTCAGTAATGGGAAGAGTTATGTCTTTCCTTCAGTGCCTGCCGGAGCTCTAATCAAATATTTAGCTGACACAAGCTCATTAATGGCCATTctaatatttggagtattgtttttcTTAGTGAGTATTATATTGTTTGCACATAAAGCATTTGAAAGCTATAAAAGGAAGGACTATGTGCAAGTCGATTATCTAATAAATGGAATGTATGCAGATTCAGATatgtaa
- the wu:fa25f02 gene encoding uncharacterized protein wu:fa25f02 isoform X4: MWTPLSLFLYVSICFLTESSMYKLQDSGIKVLKFLPVSDGEECNRTCEFVTDEDGLKCNWVVIEEDQNLCFYLRCLDISVCKEAAVKAVKDLQIGKYSPLKNLHRARRGVRNIANKTVPNADNSSSVNYTSDNKTGSAAVTNSSTKSSEVSNTNTTKITATVSAAGKQFTVTSSSTSPSLPSLTMTTTAAPTTSNSITTIAEVSSITTASTANFSVVSSPHESTTSIINSNKTTPVPTSKHESSVTPTNKLKGTTTSLRSTPITTPKTTQSLTTQLTTVTPMEVSTTKLIPDTEQKQTWTSASTITGGVSQSPKTKSRTTIAFSNGKSYVFPSVPAGALIKYLADTSSLMAILIFGVLFFLVSIILFAHKAFESYKRKDYVQVDYLINGMYADSDM; encoded by the exons ATGTGGACTCCTCTTAGTCTGTTTCTTTATGTGTCAATTTGCTTTTTAACTGAGAGCTCAATGTATAAGTTACAAGATAGTGGAATCAAGGTACTAAAATTCCTACCTGTCAGTGATGGAGAAGAATGTAACAGAACTTGTGAATTTGTTACTGACGAAG ATGGCTTgaagtgtaattgggtggtgatAGAAGAAGATCAAAATCTCTGTTTTTATTTACGCTGTCTGGATATATCAGTCTGTAAAGAAGCAGCTGTGAAAGCTGTTAAGGATTTGCAAATAG GAAAATATTCACCACTCAAGAATTTGCACCGTGCGCGAAGGGGTGTAAGAAATATTGCAAATAAGACTGTGCCAAATGCAGATAACTCATCGTCAGTCAATTACACAAGCGACAATAAAACAGGGTCAGCAGCCGTCACCAATTCAAGTACAAAGTCAAGTGAAGTTTCCAACACGAACACCACTAAGATTACCGCAACAGTGTCAGCAGCAGGCAAACAATTTACTGTTACCAGTTCCAGTACTTCACCCTCCTTACCAAGCTTGACCATGACGACAACAGCAGCCCCAACAACAAGCAACTCAATAACAACCATTGCTGAAGTGTCATCAATAACTACAGCATCAACTGCAAATTTTTCAGTAGTGTCCAGCCCCCATGAAAGTACTACATCAATTATTAATAGTAATAAGACTACACCAGTTCCAACAAGCAAACATGAGTCATCTGTGACACCAACTAATAAGTTAAAGGGTACTACAACTTCCCTTCGGTCTACCCCAATTACTACACCAAAAACAACCCAATCTTTGACCACACAGTTAACCACTGTAACCCCAATGGAAGTTTCTACAACAAAGCTAATCCCAGACACAGAGCAAAAGCAGACATGGACCAGTGCAAGCACAATCACCGGAGGAGTGTCACAGTCACCAAAAACAAAAAGCAGAACTACGATTGCTTTCAGTAATGGGAAGAGTTATGTCTTTCCTTCAGTGCCTGCCGGAGCTCTAATCAAATATTTAGCTGACACAAGCTCATTAATGGCCATTctaatatttggagtattgtttttcTTAGTGAGTATTATATTGTTTGCACATAAAGCATTTGAAAGCTATAAAAGGAAGGACTATGTGCAAGTCGATTATCTAATAAATGGAATGTATGCAGATTCAGATatgtaa
- the wu:fa25f02 gene encoding uncharacterized protein C11orf24 homolog isoform X2 yields MLFHWGASWKRTFSFHGCLVFTKKRTLTQLTCDFLIQQFWPKGISSKMWTPLSLFLYVSICFLTESSMYKLQDSGIKVLKFLPVSDGEECNRTCEFVTDEDGLKCNWVVIEEDQNLCFYLRCLDISVCKEAAVKAVKDLQIGKYSPLKNLHRARRGVRNIANKTVPNADNSSSVNYTSDNKTGSAAVTNSSTKSSEVSNTNTTKITATVSAAGKQFTVTSSSTSPSLPSLTMTTTAAPTTSNSITTIAEVSSITTASTANFSVVSSPHESTTSIINSNKTTPVPTSKHESSVTPTNKLKGTTTSLRSTPITTPKTTQSLTTQLTTVTPMEVSTTKLIPDTEQKQTWTSASTITGGVSQSPKTKSRTTIAFSNGKSYVFPSVPAGALIKYLADTSSLMAILIFGVLFFLVSIILFAHKAFESYKRKDYVQVDYLINGMYADSDM; encoded by the exons ATGTTATTTCACTGGGGAGCAAGTTGGAAGAGGACCTTTTCGTTTCATGGATGTTTAGT GTTCACCAAAAAACGAACATTGACGCAATTGACCTGTGATTTCTTAATACAGCAGTTCTGGCCAAAAGGAATTTCCTCAAAAATGTGGACTCCTCTTAGTCTGTTTCTTTATGTGTCAATTTGCTTTTTAACTGAGAGCTCAATGTATAAGTTACAAGATAGTGGAATCAAGGTACTAAAATTCCTACCTGTCAGTGATGGAGAAGAATGTAACAGAACTTGTGAATTTGTTACTGACGAAG ATGGCTTgaagtgtaattgggtggtgatAGAAGAAGATCAAAATCTCTGTTTTTATTTACGCTGTCTGGATATATCAGTCTGTAAAGAAGCAGCTGTGAAAGCTGTTAAGGATTTGCAAATAG GAAAATATTCACCACTCAAGAATTTGCACCGTGCGCGAAGGGGTGTAAGAAATATTGCAAATAAGACTGTGCCAAATGCAGATAACTCATCGTCAGTCAATTACACAAGCGACAATAAAACAGGGTCAGCAGCCGTCACCAATTCAAGTACAAAGTCAAGTGAAGTTTCCAACACGAACACCACTAAGATTACCGCAACAGTGTCAGCAGCAGGCAAACAATTTACTGTTACCAGTTCCAGTACTTCACCCTCCTTACCAAGCTTGACCATGACGACAACAGCAGCCCCAACAACAAGCAACTCAATAACAACCATTGCTGAAGTGTCATCAATAACTACAGCATCAACTGCAAATTTTTCAGTAGTGTCCAGCCCCCATGAAAGTACTACATCAATTATTAATAGTAATAAGACTACACCAGTTCCAACAAGCAAACATGAGTCATCTGTGACACCAACTAATAAGTTAAAGGGTACTACAACTTCCCTTCGGTCTACCCCAATTACTACACCAAAAACAACCCAATCTTTGACCACACAGTTAACCACTGTAACCCCAATGGAAGTTTCTACAACAAAGCTAATCCCAGACACAGAGCAAAAGCAGACATGGACCAGTGCAAGCACAATCACCGGAGGAGTGTCACAGTCACCAAAAACAAAAAGCAGAACTACGATTGCTTTCAGTAATGGGAAGAGTTATGTCTTTCCTTCAGTGCCTGCCGGAGCTCTAATCAAATATTTAGCTGACACAAGCTCATTAATGGCCATTctaatatttggagtattgtttttcTTAGTGAGTATTATATTGTTTGCACATAAAGCATTTGAAAGCTATAAAAGGAAGGACTATGTGCAAGTCGATTATCTAATAAATGGAATGTATGCAGATTCAGATatgtaa
- the wu:fa25f02 gene encoding uncharacterized protein C11orf24 homolog isoform X3: MVLIAMRTYTCHYYEFTKKRTLTQLTCDFLIQQFWPKGISSKMWTPLSLFLYVSICFLTESSMYKLQDSGIKVLKFLPVSDGEECNRTCEFVTDEDGLKCNWVVIEEDQNLCFYLRCLDISVCKEAAVKAVKDLQIGKYSPLKNLHRARRGVRNIANKTVPNADNSSSVNYTSDNKTGSAAVTNSSTKSSEVSNTNTTKITATVSAAGKQFTVTSSSTSPSLPSLTMTTTAAPTTSNSITTIAEVSSITTASTANFSVVSSPHESTTSIINSNKTTPVPTSKHESSVTPTNKLKGTTTSLRSTPITTPKTTQSLTTQLTTVTPMEVSTTKLIPDTEQKQTWTSASTITGGVSQSPKTKSRTTIAFSNGKSYVFPSVPAGALIKYLADTSSLMAILIFGVLFFLVSIILFAHKAFESYKRKDYVQVDYLINGMYADSDM; this comes from the exons ATGGTTTTGATTGCAATGAGAACTTACACCTGTCATTATTATGA GTTCACCAAAAAACGAACATTGACGCAATTGACCTGTGATTTCTTAATACAGCAGTTCTGGCCAAAAGGAATTTCCTCAAAAATGTGGACTCCTCTTAGTCTGTTTCTTTATGTGTCAATTTGCTTTTTAACTGAGAGCTCAATGTATAAGTTACAAGATAGTGGAATCAAGGTACTAAAATTCCTACCTGTCAGTGATGGAGAAGAATGTAACAGAACTTGTGAATTTGTTACTGACGAAG ATGGCTTgaagtgtaattgggtggtgatAGAAGAAGATCAAAATCTCTGTTTTTATTTACGCTGTCTGGATATATCAGTCTGTAAAGAAGCAGCTGTGAAAGCTGTTAAGGATTTGCAAATAG GAAAATATTCACCACTCAAGAATTTGCACCGTGCGCGAAGGGGTGTAAGAAATATTGCAAATAAGACTGTGCCAAATGCAGATAACTCATCGTCAGTCAATTACACAAGCGACAATAAAACAGGGTCAGCAGCCGTCACCAATTCAAGTACAAAGTCAAGTGAAGTTTCCAACACGAACACCACTAAGATTACCGCAACAGTGTCAGCAGCAGGCAAACAATTTACTGTTACCAGTTCCAGTACTTCACCCTCCTTACCAAGCTTGACCATGACGACAACAGCAGCCCCAACAACAAGCAACTCAATAACAACCATTGCTGAAGTGTCATCAATAACTACAGCATCAACTGCAAATTTTTCAGTAGTGTCCAGCCCCCATGAAAGTACTACATCAATTATTAATAGTAATAAGACTACACCAGTTCCAACAAGCAAACATGAGTCATCTGTGACACCAACTAATAAGTTAAAGGGTACTACAACTTCCCTTCGGTCTACCCCAATTACTACACCAAAAACAACCCAATCTTTGACCACACAGTTAACCACTGTAACCCCAATGGAAGTTTCTACAACAAAGCTAATCCCAGACACAGAGCAAAAGCAGACATGGACCAGTGCAAGCACAATCACCGGAGGAGTGTCACAGTCACCAAAAACAAAAAGCAGAACTACGATTGCTTTCAGTAATGGGAAGAGTTATGTCTTTCCTTCAGTGCCTGCCGGAGCTCTAATCAAATATTTAGCTGACACAAGCTCATTAATGGCCATTctaatatttggagtattgtttttcTTAGTGAGTATTATATTGTTTGCACATAAAGCATTTGAAAGCTATAAAAGGAAGGACTATGTGCAAGTCGATTATCTAATAAATGGAATGTATGCAGATTCAGATatgtaa